From a single Campylobacter concisus genomic region:
- the purD gene encoding phosphoribosylamine--glycine ligase, with the protein MNILIIGSGGREYAIALKLKNEKNINLYFVPGNGATSRLGENLKIKDFYELAKFAKQNDIALTIVGPESPLSEGVVDIFKKEGLLIFGPSKAAARLEASKAYMKDFLARNNIKTARYLNTDDKEKAFKFIDTLSAPMVVKADGLCAGKGVIIANSKEDAKEAVSDMLSGASFGDAGKFVVVEEFLDGFELSFFAICDGENFVSLPVAQDHKRLLDNDEGPNTGGMGAYAPSPLASKELIKRVEEEVVKPTLKGMKNEGSPFCGVLFVGLMIVKNEPYVLEFNVRFGDPECEVLMPLIDGNLSEILLNAAKGELKPISLKDEFAVGVVMASKDYPYKSSPKVKISVLNDVKDAHIAYAGVSEQDGEIYADGGRVLVCVATAKSIKEARDRAYELCENVKFDGAHYRKDIAWQALK; encoded by the coding sequence ATGAATATTCTCATAATAGGAAGTGGCGGCCGCGAATACGCCATTGCTCTAAAGCTAAAAAACGAAAAAAATATAAATTTATACTTTGTGCCAGGAAATGGTGCGACCTCACGCCTTGGCGAGAATTTAAAGATAAAAGATTTTTATGAGCTTGCAAAATTTGCTAAGCAAAATGATATTGCCTTAACTATCGTGGGCCCTGAATCACCGCTTAGTGAAGGTGTAGTGGATATCTTTAAAAAAGAGGGCTTGCTTATATTTGGACCAAGCAAAGCAGCTGCTAGACTTGAAGCTAGCAAGGCTTATATGAAGGACTTTTTAGCTAGAAATAACATAAAAACCGCAAGATATTTAAATACAGATGATAAAGAAAAGGCATTTAAATTTATTGATACCTTAAGCGCGCCGATGGTCGTAAAGGCCGATGGACTTTGCGCTGGCAAGGGCGTAATAATCGCAAATTCTAAAGAGGATGCCAAAGAGGCAGTTAGCGACATGCTAAGCGGAGCCAGCTTTGGTGATGCTGGTAAATTTGTTGTCGTTGAAGAGTTTTTAGACGGCTTTGAGCTGAGCTTTTTTGCTATTTGTGACGGCGAAAATTTTGTAAGTTTGCCAGTGGCACAAGATCATAAACGTCTGCTTGATAATGACGAAGGTCCAAATACTGGCGGCATGGGTGCTTATGCTCCAAGTCCGCTTGCTTCAAAAGAGCTGATAAAAAGGGTTGAAGAAGAGGTTGTAAAGCCAACTTTAAAAGGGATGAAAAACGAGGGCAGTCCGTTTTGTGGAGTACTTTTTGTAGGGCTAATGATCGTGAAAAATGAGCCTTATGTACTTGAGTTTAACGTAAGATTTGGCGATCCTGAGTGCGAGGTATTGATGCCATTAATTGACGGAAATTTAAGCGAAATTTTACTAAATGCTGCAAAGGGCGAGCTAAAGCCTATTAGCTTAAAAGATGAATTTGCAGTTGGCGTTGTGATGGCTAGTAAGGACTACCCGTATAAAAGTAGCCCAAAGGTTAAAATTTCAGTTTTAAATGATGTAAAAGATGCTCACATCGCTTATGCTGGTGTTAGTGAGCAAGATGGAGAAATTTATGCAGATGGTGGCAGGGTATTAGTCTGTGTGGCCACTGCGAAGAGTATAAAAGAGGCACGTGATAGAGCTTATGAGCTTTGCGAAAATGTAAAATTTGATGGAGCACATTATAGAAAAGATATTGCCTGGCAGGCATTAAAATGA
- a CDS encoding RDD family protein, which produces MSMQIVEKLEKEEISLAPFSKRVLAYSIDECIVSFLFLIIYWDAFLSVMSYDEARNLTLNFFWQIVALKIIYHAFFVWYYGASLGQMLIKTMCINVEILDRPNFISSLVRAIFRLVSEACFYLGFAWAFANPARQTWQDKIAKTVVINA; this is translated from the coding sequence ATGAGTATGCAGATAGTTGAAAAACTTGAAAAAGAAGAAATTTCGCTAGCGCCATTTTCAAAAAGAGTGCTAGCTTACTCAATTGATGAATGTATCGTTTCTTTTTTGTTTTTGATCATTTACTGGGATGCCTTTTTGTCGGTTATGAGCTATGATGAAGCCAGAAATTTGACTTTAAATTTCTTTTGGCAAATAGTCGCACTAAAGATTATTTATCATGCATTTTTTGTTTGGTATTATGGCGCGAGTCTTGGACAAATGCTAATAAAGACGATGTGCATTAATGTAGAAATTTTAGATAGACCAAATTTTATTTCAAGCTTGGTAAGAGCGATTTTTAGGTTGGTTAGTGAAGCTTGTTTTTATCTTGGTTTTGCATGGGCATTTGCGAATCCAGCTAGGCAGACTTGGCAAGACAAAATAGCAAAAACAGTGGTGATAAATGCGTAA
- a CDS encoding LPS-assembly protein LptD has product MRKILFLVSVCILNLSAAVQDVQLLADDVKQDKGIVTANKNVVVYSQDYLVTADCAVYDQNNSIIELFGNVNMMKGKSEVSRSNYAKLNLKNNDTAFESLFMMNKDMEVWMRSDESSSDSEYYRVKKAMVSSCNVQDPDWSITSSSAMLNKQSKFLHLFNPVFRIANVPVFYLPYFGFSTDTTRRTGLLPPELGYGKSEGFYYKQPIYFAPYNEWDFELDPQIRTNRGAGIYGAFRFTESPDSRGEISFGMFDDKKSYQDRQRSKISNKAELKNKTHKGIGLKYERDKLIRYLSEADLQEGIWIDATKLNDIDYLNLKGRDDDYDSLVTSKFNYFIANDDHYFGAYAKYYIDTEKIGSKNENKDTLQELPSLQYHKFTDDIVLPNILYSLDLQSHRYDRKIGVRATQYEFTLPASVHVPLLDDSLTFSFYEYLYASRINYENKINSFDDKREDKHTNFVNNYHKFTIQTDLAKAYESFYHTLNFGAEYLLPGYRKGNLDDEFIYDKNLNEYENFLTQEQSKEEISGYLTQYFFNSNGRKIIKHSISQGYYTKEDEYSNLKNAIYLYPFENLSLYNKLEYSHKSKELKKIQSGFSYTNDLFWLNMLHTMKKNDSKIKNSATKDSYFTSGLGVKLPHQYSLIGGWQYDIERSYTKSWRVGVLHQRKCWNYGIIYQQDVEPTTTINGSASTRKNGIYFTINFYPMGGLHYDFSQSSTKSSAN; this is encoded by the coding sequence ATGCGTAAAATTTTATTTTTAGTTTCGGTTTGTATTTTAAATCTAAGTGCAGCTGTGCAAGATGTGCAGCTTTTGGCTGATGATGTAAAGCAAGATAAAGGCATCGTCACGGCCAATAAAAATGTTGTTGTATATTCACAAGATTATCTTGTAACAGCTGATTGTGCTGTGTATGATCAAAATAATTCGATTATCGAGCTTTTTGGTAACGTCAACATGATGAAGGGCAAGAGTGAAGTCTCTCGCTCAAACTATGCAAAGCTAAATTTAAAAAATAATGATACTGCTTTTGAATCGCTTTTTATGATGAATAAAGATATGGAAGTGTGGATGAGAAGCGATGAGAGCAGCTCTGACAGTGAGTACTATAGAGTAAAAAAGGCGATGGTTTCAAGCTGTAATGTCCAAGATCCTGACTGGAGCATCACCTCAAGCTCAGCTATGCTAAATAAACAAAGCAAATTTTTACACCTTTTTAACCCAGTCTTTCGTATAGCTAATGTGCCAGTTTTTTATTTGCCATATTTTGGTTTTTCAACAGATACCACAAGAAGAACAGGTCTTTTGCCGCCTGAGCTTGGATACGGAAAATCTGAAGGTTTTTATTACAAACAGCCGATTTATTTTGCACCTTATAATGAGTGGGACTTCGAGCTTGATCCGCAGATAAGAACAAACAGAGGTGCTGGAATTTATGGTGCGTTTAGATTTACTGAGTCGCCTGATTCAAGGGGTGAAATCAGCTTTGGTATGTTTGACGATAAAAAAAGCTATCAAGATAGACAAAGAAGTAAGATTTCAAATAAGGCTGAACTAAAAAATAAAACACATAAAGGCATTGGACTAAAATACGAAAGAGATAAGCTTATAAGATACCTTAGCGAAGCGGATTTGCAAGAGGGAATTTGGATAGATGCAACGAAGCTAAATGATATAGATTATTTAAACTTAAAGGGCAGAGATGATGATTATGATTCGCTTGTAACTTCTAAATTTAACTATTTCATCGCAAATGACGATCATTATTTTGGTGCTTATGCAAAATACTACATAGACACTGAAAAAATTGGCTCAAAAAATGAGAACAAAGACACGCTTCAAGAGCTTCCGTCGCTTCAGTATCATAAATTTACAGATGATATTGTCTTGCCAAATATCTTATATTCACTTGATCTTCAGTCACATAGATATGATAGAAAAATAGGCGTTAGAGCGACTCAGTATGAATTTACACTTCCAGCTTCAGTGCATGTGCCACTGCTTGATGATAGTTTAACGTTTTCATTTTACGAGTATCTATACGCCTCAAGAATAAATTACGAAAATAAGATAAATTCATTTGATGATAAAAGAGAAGATAAGCATACAAATTTTGTAAATAATTACCACAAATTTACCATTCAAACTGACCTTGCAAAAGCGTATGAAAGCTTTTATCACACTCTAAATTTTGGAGCAGAATACCTACTGCCAGGCTATAGAAAAGGAAATTTAGATGATGAGTTTATCTATGATAAAAATCTAAATGAGTATGAAAATTTCTTGACTCAAGAGCAGAGTAAGGAAGAAATTTCTGGTTACCTGACTCAGTATTTCTTTAACTCTAATGGTAGAAAGATTATAAAACATAGTATTTCTCAAGGATATTACACAAAAGAAGATGAATATTCGAATTTAAAAAATGCTATTTATCTATATCCATTTGAAAATTTAAGCCTTTATAATAAGCTTGAATATTCGCATAAGAGTAAAGAGCTTAAAAAGATACAAAGTGGATTTTCATACACAAATGATCTATTCTGGCTAAATATGCTTCACACCATGAAGAAAAATGATAGCAAAATAAAAAATAGTGCGACAAAAGATAGCTATTTTACAAGCGGTCTTGGAGTAAAATTGCCTCATCAATATAGTCTTATTGGTGGCTGGCAATATGATATTGAGCGAAGCTACACAAAAAGCTGGAGAGTTGGTGTACTTCATCAAAGAAAATGCTGGAATTACGGGATAATTTATCAACAAGATGTTGAGCCAACAACAACAATAAACGGCTCAGCATCAACTAGAAAAAATGGTATTTATTTCACGATAAATTTCTATCCAATGGGCGGTTTGCACTATGACTTTTCGCAAAGCAGCACAAAATCGAGTGCCAACTAA
- a CDS encoding polyribonucleotide nucleotidyltransferase, which translates to MQYSIEVNNQVEIFDLNKVAKQASGAVLLRVKNTVVLATVAREDTQVEEDFLPLTVQYIEKAYAAGKIPGGYVKRETKPGDFETLTARIIDRSLRPLFPKGYAYPTQIVVMVLSADPEVDLQVVSLNAASVALYLSDIPVNRPVCGVRVGYIDEKFVINPSNSELKQSAIDLYVAGTKDELLMIEMRSLPQQTTQLIPMVAIEPMIDPSLSDSMAQKQLMNEFSEDMMVEAIDFAGKAILRASSAYEEAFKEHKKEDAALELKPEIENENIAIYIDKFYKAEVKNAINQMAKSERASELSKIAKQISSDEVAQKEGWDEAVITNVLGKYKKKIVREQIINEGVRADGRGLEEVRPISIETNVLPNAHGSCLFTRGQTQALVVTTLGTDSDAQMYDILTEKVPFVEKFMFNYNFPGFSVGEASPLKAPGRRELGHGNLAKRALAPSIDLASPYTIRVVSEILESNGSSSMASVCGGSLALRAAGVNTLKLVAGVAMGLIFEGDKHAVLTDIMGLEDHDGDMDFKVAGTSDGITALQMDIKLGGISLEVLKEALYQAKRGREHILSLMAEADKNIEINEDVLPKLELFSVDPSKIVDIIGQAGKTIKEIIEKFEVSIDLDREKGEVKIAGGAKKNVDAAKDYIISITSKDNGRSFGKKPFKHDKERSKPNFNIGDEFLGTVKSVVDFGVFIELKDGIDGLLHISKIKTPLNVGDQVKVCVSEQKGNKISLSLVE; encoded by the coding sequence ATGCAATATAGTATAGAAGTCAATAATCAGGTTGAAATTTTTGACCTTAATAAAGTAGCAAAACAAGCTAGCGGAGCGGTACTCTTAAGGGTGAAAAATACTGTAGTTTTAGCAACTGTTGCAAGAGAGGACACACAAGTTGAGGAGGATTTTTTACCTCTAACGGTGCAGTACATCGAAAAAGCTTACGCCGCTGGAAAAATTCCTGGCGGTTATGTTAAGCGCGAGACAAAGCCAGGCGACTTTGAAACGCTAACAGCTCGCATCATCGATAGATCTCTTAGACCGCTCTTTCCAAAAGGTTACGCATATCCAACTCAAATCGTTGTAATGGTGCTTTCAGCTGATCCTGAGGTTGATTTGCAAGTTGTAAGCCTAAATGCAGCCTCAGTTGCACTATATCTTAGCGACATCCCTGTAAATCGCCCAGTTTGTGGCGTGAGAGTTGGTTATATAGATGAAAAATTTGTGATCAACCCAAGCAACTCTGAACTAAAACAAAGCGCGATCGATCTATACGTGGCTGGCACAAAAGATGAGCTTTTGATGATCGAGATGAGAAGCTTGCCTCAGCAAACTACGCAGCTTATCCCGATGGTTGCGATCGAGCCGATGATAGATCCGAGCTTAAGTGATAGTATGGCTCAAAAACAGCTAATGAATGAATTTAGCGAAGATATGATGGTTGAAGCGATTGATTTTGCTGGTAAGGCGATATTAAGAGCTAGTAGCGCTTACGAAGAAGCTTTCAAAGAGCATAAAAAAGAGGATGCTGCGCTTGAGCTAAAACCTGAGATAGAAAATGAAAATATCGCTATTTATATTGATAAATTTTATAAAGCTGAAGTCAAAAATGCTATTAATCAAATGGCAAAAAGCGAGCGTGCGAGCGAACTTAGCAAGATCGCGAAACAAATTTCAAGTGATGAGGTCGCTCAAAAAGAGGGCTGGGATGAGGCTGTCATCACAAATGTCCTTGGCAAATATAAAAAGAAAATCGTTAGAGAGCAGATAATAAATGAAGGCGTAAGAGCTGATGGACGTGGTCTTGAAGAGGTTAGGCCTATTAGTATCGAAACAAATGTCCTTCCAAATGCACATGGCTCATGCCTCTTTACAAGAGGACAGACGCAAGCCCTAGTTGTCACTACTCTTGGCACTGATAGTGATGCTCAAATGTATGACATCCTCACTGAAAAAGTACCTTTTGTAGAGAAATTTATGTTTAACTACAACTTCCCAGGCTTTAGCGTAGGTGAGGCAAGCCCACTAAAAGCTCCTGGTAGACGCGAGCTTGGACACGGAAATTTAGCCAAACGTGCCCTTGCGCCAAGTATCGATCTAGCTTCTCCATACACAATAAGAGTTGTTTCAGAAATTTTAGAGAGCAACGGCTCAAGCTCGATGGCTAGCGTTTGCGGTGGCTCGCTCGCACTTAGAGCAGCTGGCGTAAATACTTTAAAACTTGTCGCAGGTGTTGCTATGGGTCTTATATTTGAAGGCGATAAACACGCAGTGCTAACAGATATCATGGGGCTTGAAGATCACGATGGCGATATGGACTTTAAAGTAGCAGGTACAAGCGATGGCATCACAGCGCTTCAGATGGATATCAAACTTGGTGGCATTAGCTTAGAAGTGCTAAAAGAGGCACTTTATCAAGCAAAACGTGGTAGAGAGCATATCTTATCTTTGATGGCAGAAGCGGATAAAAATATAGAAATAAATGAAGATGTGCTTCCAAAACTTGAACTATTTAGTGTTGATCCAAGCAAGATCGTAGACATCATCGGGCAAGCTGGCAAGACTATAAAAGAGATTATTGAGAAATTTGAAGTCTCAATCGATCTTGATAGAGAAAAAGGCGAGGTAAAAATCGCAGGTGGAGCAAAGAAAAATGTCGATGCCGCAAAAGACTACATCATCTCTATCACTTCAAAAGACAATGGACGTTCATTTGGCAAAAAGCCGTTTAAACACGACAAAGAGCGTTCAAAACCAAATTTTAATATCGGTGATGAGTTTTTAGGAACCGTAAAGAGTGTAGTTGATTTTGGTGTATTTATCGAGCTAAAAGATGGCATTGATGGCTTGCTTCATATCTCAAAGATAAAAACTCCATTAAATGTAGGTGATCAGGTCAAAGTATGTGTGAGCGAGCAAAAAGGAAATAAAATTTCGCTCTCTTTGGTTGAATAA
- a CDS encoding universal stress protein, whose product MKYKKLLFPIGAGDDIEPRIYGALKVAQWFNTHMEIMTCQLDPSVVYNMKMTLRGGVLFEEFLKSAKSELAVEHEENEKIFNKICADLGIKVTSEIIEDVCTANFTIHSGKRSAIVEQESKFCDLVVAAVPLDGKITGTFESAVLKSGKNAIVIPRKMREFKADNILVSWTGTTQSSRALTGSIDLLKKAKKVQCITSKASLGDNAELNLKKLEEYFKIHGISATFEVIATTMIPGEALLKAAIDRNADLIVASRYGENGLMEMVLGGTSRFFLEHTNIPVYL is encoded by the coding sequence ATGAAATACAAAAAGTTGCTTTTTCCAATAGGAGCTGGAGACGATATCGAGCCAAGAATTTATGGTGCCCTAAAGGTTGCTCAGTGGTTTAACACACATATGGAAATTATGACTTGTCAGCTTGACCCAAGCGTAGTTTATAATATGAAAATGACGCTTCGTGGAGGAGTGCTTTTTGAAGAATTTCTAAAATCAGCTAAATCTGAACTAGCTGTCGAGCATGAAGAAAATGAGAAAATTTTCAATAAAATTTGTGCTGACCTTGGCATAAAAGTAACTAGTGAAATCATTGAAGATGTCTGCACTGCAAATTTTACGATCCATAGTGGCAAAAGAAGCGCGATAGTGGAGCAAGAGAGTAAATTTTGCGACCTAGTTGTGGCTGCTGTGCCACTTGATGGAAAGATCACTGGAACATTTGAGTCAGCTGTTTTAAAAAGTGGTAAAAATGCGATTGTAATCCCTAGAAAAATGCGTGAGTTTAAAGCCGATAATATCCTTGTAAGCTGGACTGGTACGACGCAAAGCTCAAGGGCATTAACAGGCTCGATAGATCTTTTAAAAAAGGCGAAAAAGGTTCAGTGCATTACCTCAAAAGCAAGTCTTGGCGACAATGCCGAGCTAAATCTTAAAAAGCTTGAAGAGTACTTCAAAATTCATGGCATATCAGCCACTTTTGAAGTGATTGCTACCACGATGATACCTGGTGAAGCGCTTTTAAAAGCAGCTATTGATAGAAATGCTGATCTAATCGTTGCTAGCAGATATGGTGAAAATGGTCTTATGGAAATGGTGCTTGGCGGCACTTCGAGATTTTTCTTAGAACACACAAATATCCCAGTTTATCTATAA
- the dnaE gene encoding DNA polymerase III subunit alpha, whose translation MSENSSFTHLHLHTEYSLLDGANKIKELAHVLHDRGDTAAAITDHGNMFGAIDFYKAMKKEGIKPLIGIEAYVHNGEQLDDKSTKQRFHLILIAKNETGYKNLMYLSSMSYIEGFYYYPRINKKILKEHSEGLVCSSACLQGEVSWHLNLSDRNVKFGAKGYERAKEVALEYKEIFGDDFYLEIMRHGIGDQKRIDDDILRIAKETGIKVIATNDTHYTFKERADAHEVFMCIAMNKTLDDPNRLRHSVHEFFVKSKEQMSELFLDIPEVIENTQEIVDKCNLEIKLGNPTPPNFKFTLEYAKERNLTLPEPENRYSFKNDAVFFEYECRKGLEERLKFVPENLHDEYKKRLEIEIGIINKMNFPGYMMIVWDFINEAKSRGVPVGPGRGSAAGSLVAYSLKITDLDPIPYNLLFERFLNPERVSMPDIDVDFCQSRRGEIIDYVTQKYGKFNVAGVITFGKLLAKGVIRDVARVCDMPYAEADAMAKLIPDELGITLKDAYEKEPKIAELISQNPKAARIWKFALDLEGLNRNAGQHAAGVVISNEELWNKTPLFRQPNSPEDRYVTQYSLKYLEDVDLIKFDFLGLKTLTVIDNAIKLVKQRTGKNIIWEQIDKNDSNVYKMIQSGQAIGIFQIEGEGMRKLGTSLRPDCFEDIVAMLALYRPGPMESGMLDDFVKRKHGEAEITYSFKELEPILAPTYGVIVYQEQVMQIVQAIGGFSLGGADLVRRAMGKKIKEEMDRLKGEFVKGAEAKGLNGQKADDLFELIVKFAGYGFNKSHSAAYAYVTFQTAYLKAYYPAEFMAALLTSEESNVDKIVRYIDEIKRINIDTLPPSINKSTKEFSVVKNGDHDGIIFGLGAIKGVGGAAIENIITEREANGEFKSMDDFVSRIDPFKVNKKVFESLIKAGCFDEFGFSRKMLMQNVENIIEACKSAAQIRKNAVESLFGEDESMNDVKINFVTINDEFDIKQILKFEQESVGIYLSGHPLDDYKDEINKIKYTLSSEFESLPQSAEILVVGKIEDFSTRITKSGKKMGTINVLDFHGNIEIAVFERELGNIEDIVKDEAKRDLPYAFRINITKDDQFVRTNLNEVYSLEDAQNLDFKTRKLKQNSKFSKNEETSAPQRAREYAELEVLLCLSELSKDKITNLYNLGYNEHIKSGTNNDKRLVIKIKNENTAQIFVYKTKFVVNDSFKEKVLQAIAC comes from the coding sequence ATGAGTGAAAATTCTAGCTTTACACACCTGCATTTACACACCGAATACTCCCTTCTTGATGGAGCGAACAAGATAAAAGAGCTAGCTCATGTGCTTCATGATAGAGGCGACACAGCAGCGGCGATTACTGATCACGGTAATATGTTTGGAGCGATAGATTTTTACAAGGCGATGAAAAAAGAGGGGATAAAACCACTAATTGGCATCGAAGCTTATGTGCATAACGGCGAGCAGCTTGATGACAAGAGTACTAAACAGCGCTTTCACCTTATACTAATCGCCAAAAACGAGACTGGCTATAAAAATTTAATGTATCTTAGCTCCATGAGCTACATCGAGGGCTTTTACTACTATCCTCGTATAAATAAAAAAATTTTAAAAGAGCACAGCGAGGGCTTGGTTTGTAGCTCTGCTTGCTTGCAGGGCGAGGTGAGTTGGCATCTAAATTTAAGCGATCGTAACGTCAAATTTGGCGCAAAGGGCTACGAGAGAGCAAAAGAGGTCGCGCTTGAGTATAAAGAAATTTTTGGAGATGACTTTTACCTTGAGATCATGCGTCACGGCATCGGCGATCAAAAACGCATTGATGATGATATTTTGCGCATCGCCAAAGAGACTGGCATAAAGGTCATCGCCACAAATGATACCCACTACACTTTTAAAGAGCGAGCCGACGCTCATGAGGTTTTTATGTGTATCGCGATGAACAAAACTTTAGATGATCCAAACCGACTTCGCCACAGCGTCCATGAGTTTTTTGTAAAAAGCAAAGAGCAGATGAGTGAGCTATTTTTAGATATCCCTGAAGTGATAGAAAATACCCAAGAGATCGTGGATAAGTGCAACCTTGAGATCAAGCTTGGCAACCCAACCCCGCCAAATTTTAAATTTACTCTTGAATATGCCAAAGAGAGAAATTTAACACTTCCAGAGCCTGAAAATAGATATAGCTTTAAAAATGATGCTGTTTTTTTTGAGTATGAATGTAGAAAAGGTCTTGAAGAGAGGCTAAAATTTGTCCCTGAAAATTTACATGACGAATACAAAAAGCGCCTTGAGATAGAGATTGGTATAATTAATAAAATGAATTTCCCAGGCTATATGATGATCGTTTGGGACTTCATAAATGAGGCTAAAAGTAGAGGTGTGCCAGTTGGTCCAGGACGTGGTTCTGCGGCTGGTAGCTTGGTCGCTTACTCGCTAAAGATTACTGACCTTGATCCAATCCCATACAACCTACTTTTTGAGAGATTTCTAAACCCAGAGCGTGTTAGCATGCCAGATATCGACGTGGATTTTTGTCAAAGTAGGCGTGGCGAGATAATTGACTATGTTACTCAAAAATACGGAAAATTTAACGTTGCTGGAGTTATTACATTTGGTAAATTGCTTGCAAAAGGTGTCATTAGAGATGTTGCTAGGGTTTGTGATATGCCTTACGCTGAAGCTGATGCGATGGCGAAGTTAATACCAGATGAACTAGGCATTACGCTAAAAGATGCTTATGAAAAAGAGCCAAAGATAGCTGAGCTCATCAGTCAAAATCCAAAGGCAGCTAGAATTTGGAAATTTGCCCTTGATCTTGAGGGGCTAAACAGAAATGCCGGCCAGCACGCAGCAGGTGTTGTTATTTCAAATGAGGAGCTTTGGAATAAAACTCCGCTATTTCGTCAGCCAAATAGCCCAGAAGATCGATACGTTACGCAGTATAGCCTTAAGTATCTTGAGGATGTGGATTTAATTAAATTTGACTTTCTTGGACTAAAAACACTAACGGTTATCGATAATGCCATAAAGCTAGTAAAACAACGAACTGGCAAGAATATCATTTGGGAGCAGATCGATAAAAACGATTCTAATGTTTATAAAATGATACAAAGCGGCCAAGCGATAGGAATTTTCCAAATCGAGGGTGAGGGCATGAGAAAGCTAGGAACTAGCTTGCGTCCAGACTGCTTCGAGGATATCGTCGCGATGCTAGCGCTCTACCGCCCAGGACCGATGGAGAGTGGCATGCTCGATGACTTCGTCAAAAGAAAACATGGCGAGGCCGAGATAACATACTCATTTAAAGAGCTTGAGCCGATCCTTGCGCCAACATACGGCGTCATCGTCTATCAAGAGCAAGTTATGCAAATCGTTCAAGCCATAGGCGGCTTTAGCCTTGGCGGGGCGGACCTTGTACGCCGTGCGATGGGTAAAAAGATCAAAGAAGAGATGGATAGGCTAAAGGGTGAGTTTGTAAAAGGTGCTGAGGCAAAAGGGCTAAATGGACAAAAAGCAGACGATCTTTTCGAGCTAATTGTAAAATTTGCAGGATATGGCTTTAATAAATCTCACTCCGCAGCTTACGCCTACGTCACATTTCAGACGGCTTATCTTAAGGCCTATTATCCGGCTGAATTTATGGCGGCACTTCTTACAAGCGAGGAGAGTAATGTCGATAAGATCGTTCGCTATATCGATGAGATAAAGCGTATAAATATAGATACTTTGCCGCCATCTATAAATAAATCAACTAAAGAATTTAGCGTTGTTAAAAATGGTGATCATGACGGTATTATCTTTGGGCTTGGTGCGATTAAAGGTGTTGGCGGTGCGGCTATTGAAAACATTATCACTGAGCGTGAAGCAAATGGCGAATTTAAGAGTATGGATGACTTTGTCTCAAGGATCGATCCATTTAAAGTAAATAAAAAGGTCTTTGAAAGCCTCATAAAAGCTGGTTGCTTTGATGAGTTTGGCTTTAGTCGCAAGATGCTTATGCAAAATGTAGAAAATATCATAGAAGCTTGCAAAAGTGCTGCGCAGATCCGTAAAAATGCAGTTGAGAGCTTGTTTGGCGAAGATGAGAGCATGAACGATGTGAAGATAAATTTTGTCACGATAAATGATGAATTTGACATCAAACAAATTTTAAAATTTGAGCAAGAGAGTGTTGGTATCTACCTCTCAGGCCACCCACTTGATGATTATAAAGACGAGATCAATAAGATAAAATACACTCTAAGCTCAGAATTTGAGAGCTTGCCACAAAGTGCAGAAATTTTAGTCGTTGGTAAGATCGAGGACTTTAGCACAAGGATAACCAAAAGTGGCAAGAAAATGGGCACTATAAACGTGCTTGATTTTCACGGAAATATCGAGATCGCAGTCTTTGAAAGAGAGCTTGGAAATATCGAAGATATAGTAAAAGATGAAGCAAAACGCGACCTGCCTTATGCTTTTAGGATAAATATCACAAAAGATGATCAATTTGTAAGGACAAATTTAAACGAGGTTTATAGCCTAGAAGATGCACAAAATTTAGACTTTAAGACAAGAAAACTAAAACAAAACTCTAAATTTTCTAAAAATGAAGAGACGAGCGCCCCTCAAAGAGCAAGAGAATATGCCGAGCTAGAGGTGCTTTTATGCCTTAGTGAGCTTAGCAAAGATAAGATCACTAACCTTTATAATCTTGGCTATAACGAACATATAAAAAGTGGCACAAACAATGATAAGCGCCTTGTTATTAAGATAAAAAATGAAAATACGGCTCAAATTTTTGTCTATAAGACAAAATTTGTTGTAAATGACAGCTTTAAAGAAAAAGTACTTCAAGCAATAGCTTGCTAA